The Actinomyces wuliandei genome contains the following window.
CGTACCAGCTCGTCGACGTTGGCCGACATCTGCGGGACCGTCGTGGAAGGCAGGGGGACATCCTCGTGGACGTTGCGGAAGGCGACCTGGATGGGGGAGTCGGCGTGGAAGGGCAGGCTCCCGGTCAGGAGCTCGTAGAGGACGACGCCGACGGAGAACACGTCGGCGCGGGCGGTTGAGGCGCCGGAGGTGATCAGCTCGGGTGCCAGGTAGGCGACGGTGCCCAGGACGTTACCGGTCGTGGTCTGTGCCACCTCGGTGACGGCCCGGGCCAGCCCGAAGTCCGCGACCTTGGCGACGGCCCCGTCGGCAGGCAGGAGGACGTTCTCGGGCTTGATGTCGCGGTGGACCAGGCCTGCTCGGTGGGCGGCCCCCAGTGGGCGCAGCACCTGGGCCACCAGCCCCAGCGCCTCCCCGACGGACAGCGGGCCGGCGGCGATGAGGTCCCGCAGGCTCGGGCCCTCGACGTACTCCATGACCAGGTAGGCCACGCCGTCCAGGCTGCCCTGGTCGTAGACGGCTACCACCCCCGGGTTGGACAGGCGCGCGGCCGCGCGAGCCTCACGGCGGAAGCGTGCGACGAACTCGGGGGAGTCCGCCAGGTGGGCATGCATGAGCTTGAGGGCGACGTCGCGGTCCAGGCGCCGGTCCTGCGCCCGGTAGACCGTGGCCATGCCACCACGAGCGACCTGGGCGACGATCTCGTAGCGAGAGTCGACCAGGCGACCGATGAGGGGATCCTTGACCACGGCGTGATTCTAGGATGATCGCGGAGGCGGGGTCAGGTACTGCGCTCGGTGAGGACCAGGGCCAGGGTCTCGAGGTCCTCCAGGCAGGCAGGGCTGAGGCCCTCCTGGGCGCGCAGGCGTTCCAGCGCCTGGTAGCCGGCCTGCCGGTGGGCCTGGATCTGCTCCTCGTGGGCTGCCCGGGCACCGCAGTCCTCAATGACCTGGGCGGCGCGGGCGATCTCGGCCTCACCGGCCGCACGGTTGGCCAGGACCTGCTCCAGGACACGCCTGCCCGCGTCGTCGGTGCGCCCCCAAGCCAGCGCCAGCATCACTGTGCGTTTGCCCTCGCGCAGGTCGTCCCCGGCGGGCTTGCCTGTCAGTGCCGGGTCACCGTAGACACCCAGGTCGTCGTCGCGCAGCTGGAAGGCGATACCGATCTCCTCGCCAAAGTCCCGCAGGTGGTCCAGGAGGGCAGAGTCGGGCCGTGCCCCGGCCAGGAGCGCCCCGATGACAAGGGGGTGCTGCACGGAGTACCGGGCCGACTTGTGCCGGACCACTGACAGGGAGCTGGCGTGCATCCTGGCCGAGGCGCGCAGGGGGTCCTCCTGCCGGGGCAGGGGCAGGGCCTGGGAGCGTACGTCCAGGAACTGGCCCAGGGCGACCTCGGTCGTCATGGCGTCGAAGGCCGCGCGGGCGTGCTCCCCCGCGACCGTGTCCGCCAGCGGGAGGACGGCGGTGGCGCGTCCCATCTCCTCCCCGGCTAGCGACAGCAGGAGGTCTCCCAGGAGGATCGCCGCGCTGGTACCAAAGTCCTCGGCGTCTCCCAGCCAGTGGTTAGCCGCGTGGGTGCGGGCGAACACCCTGTGGGATGCGGGCTGGCCTCGCCGCCTGGGCGCCGCGTCCATGACGTCGTCATGGACCAGCGCGCTGGCCTGGTAGAGCTCCAGCGCGGTGGCCAGGTGGACGGACTGGGGGCTGGTCAGTACCTGGGGCCGGAGGGTGTGCGGTGCCAGGAGGCCGGTGCCGACGGCTCCCAGGATGGCCCGCATGCGCTTGCCGCCGCCAAGAGCCTGGGACGCCGCGTCGAGCATGTCCCCCCCGGCGTCTCCCAGGTCGTCCCACCGGTGACGGCAGTCCGCCAGCAGCTGGCCGAGCCGGGACTCCACGGCCTCGCGTACGACGGTCAGCGGCTCGGGAAGGTCAGGCATGGGCACAGGGTAGCCGGACAGGGGGTGCGGGGGAGGCGCCCAGGCCCCGGAGGCCAGCCCGCCTCGGCTGGGAGCAGGCCGGGGACGGGGTCTTCCGAGCGGCGTCCTGGGGAATAAACGCTACAATCTGTCAGTTGCTTGTCCGTAGCGACAGTTGGGCAGCAGCTGACGGCTGTGGCCCACTGCCTGCCGTAAGCCTGCTCACGCGAAAGGAGCCCTGTGGCTTCCACACTGACGCGTACCCGCGTCGCGCTCACCGACGACGTCAACGAGACTGCTGATGACTTCGACCTTGACGATGAGGGAGAGGAGGACCTGGACGAGGTCCCGGACAAGGACTCTGAGGACTCCGACAGTCCTGATGACTCTGACGACGACCCTGCGGACGACTCGGTGGATCCCGGGAAGGGTTCCGAGGACCCTGAGGGCAGGGCCGTCACAGGGGCTGACGACCAGGAGGAGCCGCGTCCCGAGCTGCGGGACTACTACCTTGACGTCACCCTCGAGACCGACGGTGACGGCTCCAAGCGCAACCCTTTCAACACCCCTGCCTCGCTCAAGGGGGTGAGGCTGGCTCCCGGGGCTACGCTGTTCATCCGCTCCCGGACCGTGGTCGAGGACCTGGAG
Protein-coding sequences here:
- a CDS encoding polyprenyl synthetase family protein — translated: MPDLPEPLTVVREAVESRLGQLLADCRHRWDDLGDAGGDMLDAASQALGGGKRMRAILGAVGTGLLAPHTLRPQVLTSPQSVHLATALELYQASALVHDDVMDAAPRRRGQPASHRVFARTHAANHWLGDAEDFGTSAAILLGDLLLSLAGEEMGRATAVLPLADTVAGEHARAAFDAMTTEVALGQFLDVRSQALPLPRQEDPLRASARMHASSLSVVRHKSARYSVQHPLVIGALLAGARPDSALLDHLRDFGEEIGIAFQLRDDDLGVYGDPALTGKPAGDDLREGKRTVMLALAWGRTDDAGRRVLEQVLANRAAGEAEIARAAQVIEDCGARAAHEEQIQAHRQAGYQALERLRAQEGLSPACLEDLETLALVLTERST